ACGAACTTAAGGAAACTCGTCACATCATTTGACACCAAATACGAGTGTTCAAAGAATCAAATTTGCCTCTTCCAACTGAGGACTTTAAACAGTGAGACAGGAGAGAAGACAATGGTGCAGGTCAGTGACAGTGATCGTATAGTACTCAGTAATCCAATTAACTAGCAGCCAACCGCGGTCCTtgcttcgcacacacacacacacacacacagccgacatcggacatatatacataaacaaagGGTGAGGCGCCGCACTGATAATCTTCCTATCTAACTGTTATGAGTTTCCGGCACACATTGTGAATCACTCTAGGATCTTGAGCCGCTATCTGTACGTTGCATCCAGAGATAAGAGATGTCAGAAGTGGGTGacggtgagaggtgagagtgcAATGACCGAGCATGTTGAGGCGAGCTGGACCCAACAACAGTTACCGCTTATTAAAATGTTCTACTGGTCTTGCCATAGGTCCAATTTGCTTGATGTTTGTGTTGTCTGTTGGTTCTTTTGGGGTACACTTGATAATGCGAGCCTTGTTTGGCTTCATCAGGGTGCTTGCTTTGGTTATGAATTTGTGATGCATTTACTGTGTGCTCGTCTGTCAGTCTCTCAGGTTGGTTATGTAAGGTAGTGGCCCAGTCATCTGGCGTTCTCACATGATCGTTTAGCGGTAATGGTTGCAATTTGTCCTTGTCAGTAGCACATGGCACGAGTGTATGTTGTGGTAATATACTACTGTACTTCACGTCTATGAAGTACAAGTACAATGATGATAGATACGATTCATAGGAAGGACTTGTAAATTTTCACCCATTTGATTTCACTGATCTGCACAGAATTATGAATGGATTGTTTATGCATGTATGCTTGGTATATCATCCCGGAAGTTACAATGATCCATGTGTTTGTTAGTAGCAGCAaaagtaataatggtgatggtgatagtagttgtGAAACACTGAGAATCTTTACATCATAATTACTGTACTTATCTGATGGACTTGTTAAGATGACTGCATGCATTGTGGTCTGTATTGTCTTAATGCTGTTTCATTTTGTTACATGTGGAAATCTTGGCAATCAAGTTGtcagtgaaggaaagtaaaaatgtgtgtgtgtgtgtgtgtattcacctagttgtattcacctagttgtaattttacagggcctgggtatcatactcgtgtggccccgtctccatatctacacacatccaactttcctttaaaactatgcacactccttgctgacaccacctcctcactcaaatcattccacacctccacacatctttgtgggaaactatattttttcacatccttcaagcatattcccttggctatctttttactatgcgatcttgtagttctacttaagttttcctctctcaacatcatttgctcattatccacttcatccagtccattcaacagtttataaacctgtattaaatctcctctttctcttctttgttccaaggtaggcaaattcatttcttttaatctctcctcataggtcatttctgccaattccggaaccatttttgttgccattctctgcaatctctccaacttccttatatgcttctttttataaggggaccaaaccactccagcatattccaatcttggtctaattaccatactaattaatttcttcatcatatctttatccatataatggaaggctaatccaatatttttatcaaattatacgtttctccaaacatcttatcaatatgagcctcaaactgcccatggtcttgtattatcactcccaaatccttttccttttccacctttttcaacactacttcttcacccatcttatatgactctcttggccgtcttccactctttcccatctccatcacatgacttttgctcaggttaaattccatttgccacctcttgctccactcccaaatcttatccaggtctgcctgtaaaatttcacaatcttcttcactcttcacacacctacacaacttcgcatcattcgcaaacaaattaatataactgtttaccaggaaaagtattggtgccagcattgagccttgtgggactccactctccaccaccaaccagtccgactttgcatcccttattaccgttctcatctccctccatcacaagtagttttccatccactttaacacttttcctttcagtcctccataaatctctactttccataacagtctctcgtgaggtaccttgtcaaaagctttctttaaatccaaatatacacagtccatccatcctctctctcctgtattttgtcaaccactcttgaataaaagctcagtagatttgttacacatgacctccctttcctgaagccaaattgatgatccgataataacttatgatcctccaggaaccgtatccaatatttctttatcaccctctcacaaatcttaccgaccacacttgttagagacacaggtctatagttaagaggctcttccttactgcctcccttataaatgggcaccacttcagctctcttccactctactggtacttccctgtttctaatgaacaccttataatatcatataatggatcaatcaattcttctctacactccttcaataattttcctgaaacttcatctggtcccatcgctttatcatctttaagttcctccaacattttatataactccttttaggtatcttaatgtcctccatgtgcacatttccttgtacattctgtggctttacaaacattgtttcttcagtaaatacttgctgaaacctattatttagcaattccgctatattcttagggtcatctactatcccttgctctccttttaatctttcaatggactctctcttttaagtttaccatttatgaacctgtaaaacaattttggatgttccttactcttgtctacaatatctttttcaaattttctttcttcctccctccttaccctcacatactcatttctcgccactctataattctccttatttagtatattcctgctctttttccatcttttccaagccacatctctcttttccttagccttaacacaagttgcattaaaccaatcctttcttccttcctctctcggtttatactttggtacaaatttcataactctttctttataatatttcataaaaatctcttatttcttttgcacttctctgatttgtaacatctcctcccaatctaattttctgaaatcatttttcaaactttctgtgtccatctttctataattcaatctaccactcctgtatgtctcgtccttccttcgctgtgttgttgctatctgcatttccataaccacatgatcactctttcccaaaggacacttgtattgtatatctccacataggtactcttctcttgttaacaccaaatccagtctagccggttcatgcgtgtgtgtgtgtgtgaatttcatGTACTGTTGACATCATATATGTTAAAGTTTGCTTTATCATAGAAGGGAGCAATGATTGAGAAGTTGTTTTACCACAGTCTGCTTACAGCTGTATAGAAGCAAGTGCTGAACTGTCTAGCACTTACATTAAGTTGTAATCAATTTGGCCTTGGGTAGCAGCCTGTGACTCCACTGTCTCCTTAACATATTATGTAGACTTGGCTTGAGTGTGTGCAACTGAAATATTCCATGTGTTTTACAGACAAGTTTAGCAAAACATGATCTATAACCTTTTCATAATTGTTATCAGTTTGTGCACATTCAAGAattattttttacctatttattctttcttagtattttttgttgttttatttgtatataatgTAGAACTTGCCAACTTCCACAGAACAGCATTTGTAACACCAAGTAGATTCTGTGTTCacaatttttttattgttagaaTTAACCTTGACAAATATTTCACAGATACAAAGGCTCACTTTACATATTTATATACATCTGATCTCTACTAGTTCATAGCATTGAAGGTGACTAACTTCTCACTCCTATGTAATGTTTCAGGTGGCCATGGGCAGTACATTATACTTGGACTAGCAGCATACTCAACCCCACTCTTCAATGTAACTACAGTAACATCTGTAATGGTAAGTCAAGGAGATTACTAGTGTTGATATATACAAAGCTGGTTCCATCACTTTATTCGTGTTCTTGTATTCCTCCCATAGAAATtcatgtatttcattatttctcatgATTAAAGTGAGGAGTGTTCAGGAATGTTTTTTGGAAAAGATCATATGCTTTAGTCAGTTATGAGTTTACATAAATACTGCATACCAGATATGAGAGGGTTATGCTCAGAAGATCCCTGGTGTTTTTTTCTGATAAAAAAGTCTTGTTGTTCAGTTATGAGTTATAAAATAGAAATACTGATAGAATGAATAGTTTagaatcagtaaaataattgtGTATCATCCAGGAACCAGCCTTGACTTAAGCAACACAATGAAGTGTTTAAGTATGAATTATTGCAGGTGTGATGAAAGAGGAATCATGAAAGgtgaaacagagagaagaggcAGCAGCCACCCAAGAAGTGTGCTGCATAGGATCAGCTTGAGTGTTGTGACTGTGCTGGAACAAGCTTTCTACAGATATGGATGTGCCATTGCACAACGCCCAGCTACATTTATTGTCTTATGTTTGGTTCTAACTGGTATTTTCTCTGTTGGGTTGATGAAATTTACACTGGAAGAAAGACCCTTTAAGCTGTGGATTCCACAAGATTCTAATTTTATACATGTAATGGAATGGCAGAAGGAAAATTTTCCTGCTGAGTTCCGTGCCCATGTTGCTCTTTATGAAGCTGAGAATGTTCTCGATAAAACTGTTTTGTTAGAGATGCTCAGAGTGCATGAAGCAGTTAACAATGCCACTACACCTGAGGCCTCATGGGCCTCTACTTGTGCCAAATTGCCTTCTATCCCAGATTCTATATTTAGTCGTAAAAGAAGAAGTGCAAATCATACTGATAGAATAGAGAAAGACCTACAGAAGCAGAGGTTTAAAAGagatgagaatgaggaaggaactGACTGGAGTTTAGTATTTCCAAGAGTGATGTATTGTAACTATTTAGAAAATATCGCTCAGGAATGTATGGAACACAGCATTCTGGAAGTCTGGGGTTACAACAGGGATTTTATTAACAGTCTGGAACCAGAGGAGATTATAGAAGACATAAACACTATAGAAAAGAGTGCAGTTTTTGGGTTTCCAACTAATTTCACTGAGATGCTCGGAGGtatagagagagacagcagaGGAAGAGTCATAAGAGCAGGAGCCACAAGACAGTTGTGGGTGACTCGCATTAATCGCACAGCTGTCAGCATCGGTGACTTTGTTGATGACACAGGCACTGGCATGGAGGTAGATACTGCTGGCTTTGATTGGGAGAAAGAATTCATCAAGACAGTTTTAAGTGAAACAGAGAGACCAGATAATGTATCTCTATATCTTATGGCATCCTCAAGCTTTGGAATGATCAGTGGGGATACCATCCTAGGAGATGCTCAGTACTTTGCTGTTGGCTTCATGGTGGTGTTCTTGTATGTGCAAGTGATGCTGGGAAGGTTCAACTTGGTTGAACAGCGACCCATACTCTCGTTGATGGGACTGATGTGTGTTGGGATGTCAATCTTTGTGTCATATGGGATATGCTCTTTCTTTGAAGTACCATTTGGTCCAGTTAACAATGTTTTACCATTTTTGCTGTTGGGACTTGGCATTGATGACATGTTTGTCATTATGCAAGCTTGGAATACACTCACACCTCAAGAGAAAACATTGAGATTAACAGAAAGGATTGGGAAAGCACTGAAACATGCTGGTGTTTCTATTACTGTAACATCACTTACAGACTTTGCTGCCTTTGCCATAGGGAGTGGTACTGTCCTGCCAGCACTGAGATCTTTCTGCCTATATGCAGCAGTTGGCATTGCTGCAGTCTATTTCTTCCAGGCCACATTTTTTGTGGCGTGGTTCAGCCTGGACCAGCGGCGCTTGGAAAACAATCGACAGGGCATACTCTGGTGCTGGAAAGTTCAAAACTGGATGCCAAATCAGTGTAGTCAGAAAGAATTGTGCCAATTATTTTTCAATGATATTTATGCTAAATATTTACTTAGATTACCTGTAAAAATTGTGATTTTATTGTCAACTGCTGTTCTCTTGAGCGTGTCTGCATGGGGCCTGTCAAATCTTCGGCAGGATTTCAATCCTATCTGGTTCCTTCCTCAGAGTTCTTATCTTTTTAAGTTTTTCATGAAGAATGAAGAGTATTTTCCAAAtgttggggaggaagggactCTTTATTTTGGAATAATGAATATGACTGCTGAGCTGCCAAATATTGAAGCTTTGATAAAGAAGTTGAATGAGAGTGAGTATGTCAGTGAGATTGATAGCTGGTATttgaaatacaagaaatattGGGAAAAACAAGACTACATTGTACCAGACCctgaagaaacagaggaagattTCTTAGATCAGTTGGGCATGTTCCTTTATTCCCCAAGTGGTTCCCAATATAGGgtaaaaaactttttttttgaaAGCCCCTTCAGCTGCACAGAGCCAGCAACACAAGTCTTAGCTTCCAGCATAGAGTACAAACACCAGGTGATGTCAGACCCACGGGAGCAGATTAGGGCCATGGATGATGTCAAGAGCATAGTGAGGAATTCTAACATCAGTGGGTATGTGCAACCCTTTGCCAGAGCCTATAGTGGCTGGGAAACCAATAAGATAATTGAAAAAGAGCTATACCAGAACATGGGGTTAGCTATGCTGGTAGTGCTGTTGGTGACACTAGTGCTGATTGCCAATGTGGTGGCCAGCAttatggtgttggtgtgtgtcatCTTCACCTTGGTGGATGTAGCAGCCCTTATGCACTGGTGGGGCCTGACCATAGATACTGTGTCCTGTATTGATCTGGTGTTGGCTATTGGCTTGTGTGTGGACTATGCAGCCCATGTTGCCCACACCTTCATGACCAAGACTGGGAGCAGGGACCAGCGGGTGAGGCAGGCTGTGCAGACCATTGGCCCAGCTGTTCTCAATGGAGGCTTCAGCACCTTCCTGGCCTTCATCTTCCTTGCCAACTCTGACTCGCATGTCTTCATCACATTCTTCAAGGTTTATTGAATTTGATTCATGAAATATACTGTCTTCCTTATTAGTGTGTTTTGAACTAATTTCAGAATATATAAAGTGAACTGTTGCAGTGCCATCTTAAATTGACAAACAGCAATAGAGATTGtgacaatttttatttttttgctcccAGATATTTTTTGCTGTGGTGTTGTATGGCTTGTTCCACGGCCTGGTGTTCCTTCCGGTACTGCTGTCACTAGTCGGGCCAGCTGCCTACCCCAATGCTGGCTCCAGCCTTCAGCACAGTCCTCATGAGGTTGACGAATTATGCTCTCACCCTCCACAACTTTCCAATCACATCTATCAAGAGGTTGTTGAGGAGAAGCGTCTTTAAGACCAAGGGAACTCATCTTTAGGTGTAAGAGAACCAAGCAGTGGCGGTGAGTCTTAGTTAACCGGTGACAAGGTGCAATAGTTTGAATCCATTCATTCTTAAGTAAAATAATATTTTATGTAGATTTGTAAATATTGGGTTTTAGAACATATCTGCAGTTTTATAAGTATGTATTAGATATGTATTACATACTATGTATTAGGAAAGGTactatatttgtgtatttttgtaagCATTAGTAATGCTTCATTTTAATGTCATGTAAATCTCTAAGTAAATCGGAGTTGACCTGAGCTTGCTCCTGATTCAGCCATATTTGCAAGGAAAGTAATCAAAGCTAAAGaatgtattatttttacataaaaagatcaagaatttTTCCTTTCAAGAATTATAAGAATTACATTGtctgttttattgattttatcaTTTAAATACTttacaatactttttttttgcagtgCCCCATTTACTTAATCTTTCTTCAAGTGTAATGTATCATGAATGTTtggatctaattccgagtgggtggaagtagttagtggggtgccacagggcccagttttagggccattattatttctgatATTTGTTAATGACTTGGAttgtggaattaatagtgacattagtaaatttgcagacgacacaaagataagtagattaattaggtccagTTCGGATGCATTGGGCAGAtcgatggcaaatgcagttcaatattaacaagtgcacgGTACTGAgcataggtagagataatccaagcaatagaaCCACAATAGATAAcgaggcactaggaagttccaagtatgagaaggatttaggagtcatagttagctccaaTCTCGGcaaaaggaagcaatgtattgaggccaggaataaggtgaatagagtattgggattcatttttagaagtgttaaaagcataagtcctgaagtaatactaaaactaTACTTggtgctggtcaggccacatcttgactatgcagtacaattctggtccccacattatagaaaggatatagctctgttggagtcagtgcaaaggaggatgactaaaaagatacagggaatgagggatattccctacgaaatgagactgaaaaaactcaatctgcattccttagagagatgtaggttaagaggagacctggtagaagtatttaagtggtataagggttttaacaaaggggacatgaacatAGTTCTTATGATCAGTAGTGGGggcagaaccagaaataatgggtttaaattggaaaaattcaggtttaggacaaaaatgggaagaaactgattTTCAAAGAGAGTGGTAGgtgagtggaacggactcagtggtcatgtagtcagggctgaatcaataaggagctttaaaagaagattagataagttcatggatggggatgatagatggaattaggtagcttaaacacacagggactgcctcgtgtaggcgtggtggcctcttgcaacttcctcttttcttattttctcatgcAAGAAATATACACATAGATACTAAGTTGATAAAGTACTAATATGTCAATATTTGTGTGCTTATAATACATTAAACTACCATTATGTTCCAACCACACACTAGTGATATGATCTCTGTCATAGTGACAGACCAAGACTGCACTGGTAGTACACTAGAAAAAGAGATTGAAAGaattatagtaaaactaaattttaCTGAAACGTAGGGCAAGGCAGATAATCCGTGTGACGCTAccatatctctcattacttcaagggaaaaggaataactgttctttattcaatttaatgcatgactttgctaaaaaaaaaaaaagtggggtgGGGGATAAGACATGAAGATGTCATATGTAaattaaatacagtaaaagtgttggttagaaaagtgaaaatgaggctgataatttacctaatatttactattatgtcCTCTCAAGATACCCAATGTAATATaattagtgaagaaaagaaatgctgataaggttgtggtgctgtggtgcatATCTTGTTTGCACTGGGACGAATCCTCTTCATCGTGGCTTCAGATATACCAGTTGCAtctgctgtcctcttcctcacctgaTTTGTGGGTAAAAGTGGTCCTTGCaagctttttcttttaagaagtATCTATTAATTCTGTAGACAAACTCCTTGATTTGCTTGTACACAGTAAGATGGGGAAGCGtcagtctttccttccatcGTGCAAACAAATGAGAAGTGAGTCGATTTGCACCTTCATGGTGACCTTTCTCCAGGGATAATCCTGCCTTGGGTGAAGTGGCAACATCACCTGTTCTGATATGCCACATCGTCATACATGCCCATATAATAGCTTCATTTTATTTGGTATATAAGACTTATTTGTATCACCTgctatttaatgaaatagtcagaatattCTTAGAATGGCATTTGTTGATAATGCTACGATTAAAAAACAATGAGTAGTATAGGCTGAATGTTTTGATTCAAAATCTGGCAGAATGGCAAACAACACCCTACatgtcagtacaatttagttttactattgTGTAGTCAAACAAATAGACATGTATAGTCATGCAGGTTTCATGTGTATGTAGGCTACCTACATGTACCATCCTGTGTCACTTGATGTCGTTTGATCTGCTCCACTGAGAGAGGACATTAATGTTCTACTGTAAGTGTGTTGTTCGGATTATCAAGTTGCCTTTGAGAAACAGTGGTCCAATATAAACAAGTTTCAGCTATCAGTCCTTAACATCTTAACAGACAGTGCACAAATATCAGACCTACACTTTATAAAAACTGTCTTCTTATTTGTAGTTATCTGTGTTAATTATTAGGGAGTTGGTGCTCCTTGACTAACCATATCATCCTATCCATAACTGATGGGTATAGAGAGAACAGTCAAGGCAGGCCACAATCTCTTCATGACTTGGTGATCACTTATGGCCTAACTTACGTTTCCTGAAGTTCACCCATCAGGTGTTCCTGCTTTGTCCAATCCCTATTGTTGATATCTAGGGGTCAGCATATCCTACCTTCAGATCAGTGTCTCAGTGTGTCCATCCCCGTCCAGAGGGGAACTTGACACTAGTTATAGTAGACATGGCAAACCCCTTGTGCAAAGGTTGGTCATCAAGCAAAATGCAATCACTTCAAACAGAAATCTGCTCAAGGAAACTCAGGAACTACAATATATTTCATACATTACTTAAGCAGCATAAGGATAGATTGCTGTCTCACTCACCCTCTTCTCCACAGTGTTTCCATCTACACTATACAGTAGATACAGCACATCACAGTATCAGGAAAGG
This genomic interval from Portunus trituberculatus isolate SZX2019 chromosome 35, ASM1759143v1, whole genome shotgun sequence contains the following:
- the LOC123513117 gene encoding NPC1-like intracellular cholesterol transporter 1, which gives rise to MKGETERRGSSHPRSVLHRISLSVVTVLEQAFYRYGCAIAQRPATFIVLCLVLTGIFSVGLMKFTLEERPFKLWIPQDSNFIHVMEWQKENFPAEFRAHVALYEAENVLDKTVLLEMLRVHEAVNNATTPEASWASTCAKLPSIPDSIFSRKRRSANHTDRIEKDLQKQRFKRDENEEGTDWSLVFPRVMYCNYLENIAQECMEHSILEVWGYNRDFINSLEPEEIIEDINTIEKSAVFGFPTNFTEMLGGIERDSRGRVIRAGATRQLWVTRINRTAVSIGDFVDDTGTGMEVDTAGFDWEKEFIKTVLSETERPDNVSLYLMASSSFGMISGDTILGDAQYFAVGFMVVFLYVQVMLGRFNLVEQRPILSLMGLMCVGMSIFVSYGICSFFEVPFGPVNNVLPFLLLGLGIDDMFVIMQAWNTLTPQEKTLRLTERIGKALKHAGVSITVTSLTDFAAFAIGSGTVLPALRSFCLYAAVGIAAVYFFQATFFVAWFSLDQRRLENNRQGILWCWKVQNWMPNQCSQKELCQLFFNDIYAKYLLRLPVKIVILLSTAVLLSVSAWGLSNLRQDFNPIWFLPQSSYLFKFFMKNEEYFPNVGEEGTLYFGIMNMTAELPNIEALIKKLNESEYVSEIDSWYLKYKKYWEKQDYIVPDPEETEEDFLDQLGMFLYSPSGSQYRVKNFFFESPFSCTEPATQVLASSIEYKHQVMSDPREQIRAMDDVKSIVRNSNISGYVQPFARAYSGWETNKIIEKELYQNMGLAMLVVLLVTLVLIANVVASIMVLVCVIFTLVDVAALMHWWGLTIDTVSCIDLVLAIGLCVDYAAHVAHTFMTKTGSRDQRVRQAVQTIGPAVLNGGFSTFLAFIFLANSDSHVFITFFKIFFAVVLYGLFHGLVFLPVLLSLVGPAAYPNAGSSLQHSPHEVDELCSHPPQLSNHIYQEVVEEKRL